A region of Leisingera thetidis DNA encodes the following proteins:
- a CDS encoding RidA family protein, with product MIERIDTGTRMSKIVKHNGVAYLCGQVGSGSTVAEQTRDCLSRIEALLDKAGSSPDRILHAIVWLADMNDFAEMNAVWDAWVPAGHAPARACGESRIASPDLKVEIIITAAC from the coding sequence ATGATCGAGCGGATCGACACCGGCACCCGCATGAGCAAGATCGTGAAACACAACGGCGTGGCCTATCTTTGCGGCCAGGTCGGTTCCGGCAGCACCGTGGCCGAGCAGACCCGCGACTGCCTGTCCCGCATCGAGGCGCTGCTGGACAAGGCGGGTTCTTCGCCCGACCGCATTCTGCACGCAATTGTCTGGCTGGCCGACATGAATGATTTTGCCGAGATGAATGCGGTCTGGGATGCCTGGGTGCCGGCCGGCCACGCCCCGGCCCGCGCCTGCGGCGAATCCCGAATTGCCAGCCCGGATCTGAAGGTGGAGATCATCATCACCGCCGCCTGCTGA
- a CDS encoding LysR family transcriptional regulator — protein MEIDWLEDFLTLASAQVFARAADARNVSQSAFTRRIKNLEYWVGTPLFDRSVHPVVLTPAGEAFKQTALDTVKALELAREEAMGLAQRYGEVIDFVALHTLSISYFPAWIAGISRSLGVLKTRVVAENFSGCVEAVLAGNADFMLCYHHPGVPTITDDARYPSIIIAEDRLIAVSAVNADGCPKFQLSGQGEVPLLTYSPDTFLGRLTQLSIERGGLKNQFELIYQNSVAEALKTACAEGLGVAWLPYLTVQNDLAKGTLARVSTEASETMMKIKLYRSIERSRSAVERLWTFANGQSQS, from the coding sequence ATGGAAATTGACTGGCTTGAGGACTTTTTGACACTGGCTTCTGCACAGGTTTTTGCCCGGGCGGCCGATGCGCGCAACGTCAGTCAATCGGCGTTCACCCGCAGGATCAAGAATCTGGAATACTGGGTTGGCACGCCGCTGTTCGACCGCAGCGTGCACCCCGTTGTCCTGACCCCGGCGGGCGAAGCTTTCAAACAGACGGCGCTGGACACCGTAAAGGCCTTGGAACTGGCGCGCGAAGAGGCAATGGGACTTGCGCAGAGGTATGGGGAAGTAATTGATTTCGTTGCGCTTCATACGCTTTCCATTTCCTACTTCCCGGCTTGGATTGCTGGCATTTCACGATCTCTGGGCGTCTTGAAAACCCGAGTTGTCGCCGAAAATTTCTCAGGCTGCGTCGAGGCTGTGCTCGCAGGAAACGCGGATTTCATGCTGTGCTACCATCACCCCGGCGTTCCGACGATCACCGATGACGCCCGCTACCCGTCCATCATCATTGCCGAAGACAGGCTGATCGCCGTCTCTGCCGTCAATGCGGACGGGTGTCCCAAGTTTCAGCTGTCAGGACAGGGGGAGGTTCCCTTGCTGACATATTCGCCGGACACTTTTCTGGGCCGGCTGACGCAGCTGTCGATTGAGCGCGGCGGCCTGAAGAACCAGTTCGAGCTGATCTACCAGAACTCTGTCGCCGAGGCGCTGAAGACGGCCTGCGCCGAAGGGCTTGGCGTCGCCTGGCTGCCGTATCTCACGGTCCAGAACGACCTTGCCAAGGGCACTCTGGCCAGAGTTAGCACCGAGGCCAGCGAAACCATGATGAAGATCAAACTGTACCGCTCCATCGAACGCAGCCGTTCGGCAGTCGAACGGCTTTGGACCTTCGCCAACGGCCAATCCCAAAGCTGA
- a CDS encoding aspartate ammonia-lyase: protein MNQTAAFRTETDSLGAVEIPALAAWSVQTQRAIDNFPITGVPISQYPELIAALAMVKKACALANSGLGVLSAARADAIVAVCDEIIAGRHHDQFAVDVMQGGAGTSTNMNANEVIANLGLLKLGHRYGDYAELHPNDHVNRSQSTNDVYPTAIRLAVLARTVPLIEAMQQLVSAFHAKGEEFTGIMKVGRTQLQDAVPMPLGAEFRGFANTINEDIQRLADLSALLTEVNLGGTAIGTGINAPEAFRELAVTHLREISGEPLVSAADLIEASSDLGAFVMFSSTLKRIAIKLSKICNDLRLMASGPRAGLGEIILPAVQAGSSIMPGKVNPVIPEVVNQVCFQAIGNDLTVTMAAEAGQFQLNAMEPVIIHKVMETMGSLTQAMDVLRSRCVEGIIADEARCAALLEGSLVHVTALVPVIGYEAATKLAKFAQAHGFSLRQAAGGALPEALAAQVMENLPAENLAGE, encoded by the coding sequence ATGAACCAGACAGCAGCATTCCGCACCGAAACCGACAGCCTTGGCGCCGTCGAAATCCCGGCTTTGGCCGCCTGGAGCGTGCAGACCCAGCGCGCCATCGACAACTTCCCGATTACTGGCGTTCCGATCAGCCAGTACCCGGAACTGATTGCGGCGCTGGCGATGGTCAAGAAAGCCTGTGCCTTGGCCAACAGCGGACTTGGCGTGCTTTCTGCGGCCCGTGCCGATGCCATCGTTGCTGTCTGTGACGAGATCATTGCCGGGCGGCATCATGACCAGTTCGCAGTCGATGTGATGCAGGGCGGGGCAGGGACCTCGACCAACATGAATGCCAATGAAGTCATTGCAAACCTCGGGCTTCTCAAGCTCGGGCACCGTTATGGCGATTACGCGGAACTGCACCCGAACGACCACGTCAACCGGTCGCAGTCCACCAATGATGTCTACCCGACGGCGATCCGCCTGGCGGTGCTTGCGCGCACCGTGCCGCTGATCGAAGCGATGCAGCAGCTTGTCTCGGCGTTTCATGCCAAGGGGGAGGAATTCACCGGGATCATGAAAGTCGGGCGGACGCAGCTGCAGGACGCGGTGCCGATGCCGCTGGGCGCCGAATTCCGCGGCTTTGCGAACACCATCAACGAAGATATCCAGCGGCTGGCGGACCTGTCGGCGCTGCTGACCGAAGTAAACCTGGGCGGCACAGCCATCGGCACCGGCATCAATGCGCCCGAGGCATTCCGCGAGCTTGCCGTCACCCATTTGCGGGAGATTTCGGGCGAGCCGCTTGTGTCGGCTGCGGACCTGATCGAGGCGTCTTCGGATCTGGGGGCGTTCGTCATGTTTTCCAGCACGCTCAAGCGGATTGCCATCAAGCTCTCCAAGATCTGCAACGACCTGCGCCTTATGGCCTCGGGGCCGCGGGCGGGGCTGGGCGAGATCATCCTGCCTGCGGTTCAGGCCGGTTCTTCGATCATGCCGGGCAAGGTCAACCCGGTGATCCCGGAAGTGGTGAACCAGGTCTGCTTCCAGGCGATCGGCAATGATTTGACCGTCACCATGGCGGCCGAAGCCGGGCAGTTCCAGCTGAATGCGATGGAGCCGGTGATCATTCACAAGGTGATGGAGACCATGGGCTCGCTGACCCAGGCGATGGATGTGCTGCGCAGCCGCTGCGTTGAGGGTATCATCGCGGATGAGGCGCGCTGTGCCGCGCTTCTGGAAGGCAGCCTGGTGCATGTGACGGCGCTGGTGCCGGTGATCGGCTACGAGGCGGCGACCAAGCTGGCGAAATTCGCCCAGGCGCATGGCTTCAGCCTGCGGCAAGCGGCGGGCGGCGCACTGCCGGAGGCCCTGGCCGCCCAGGTGATGGAGAACCTTCCGGCGGAGAACCTGGCAGGGGAGTAA